A window of Streptomyces sp. NBC_01142 genomic DNA:
CTCGCCCTCCGCAGTGGGGCAGGGTTCAGCGGTCACCTCGAAGCGCAGCATCTGCCAGCCGCGCAGCGCTGAGGCGAGTTTGGAGGCCGTGCCCACCTCGCCCTTCCAGGAGAACTCGGCTCTCCAGGTGCCCGGCGATGCCGGCTGCCGGATCCAGTCGAGCTGCACCCGCACACCAAGAACACCCGCGACCGCCCATTCGACGTGCGGGCACAGCGCGCGCGGTGCGGAGTGAACGTACAGAACGCCGCGTGTCGTCACCGGGACCTCCAGTGTGGGACGAGGATCGTCTTCCCAGCGGCCTCAGTAAACATCATCGGGAGTCAAACTCCACAAAAGGGACAGCATGTGACGTGATGTAATTTACCGGAGCCGATGGGCACGATGCCTCTGGGTCGACGGGGAAAAGCTACCGTGAGTAGGTGGTCGAGGGGTGACGTACTGTCGGTCCAGGGGTCCGTACGCACCAAGCTTTCACCCGGCAGGACGTCAGAGACCGGTGACACGGAGGGGAACAGGGGATGCGGGAGACCAGTTGCACGCGCCGTTCGCGCCGCGGCGCGGCCGCCCTGACCGCAGCCGTCCTCCTCACGTCCGGCGTCCTGGCCGGATGTGACTCTCCGTCGGATTCCAGAGGAAACGGCTCTCCCGCCACGCGCCGCCCCGCCCCCGCACCCGTTTGGGATCGCAGTCCGGACTCGATCGCGGCCGTCGGCGACTCCATCACCCGTGGTTTCGACGCCTGCGTGGTGCTCTCGGACTGCCCCGAGGTGTCGTGGGCGACCGGCACGGACACCGGGGTACGCAGCCTGGCGCTGCGGCTGCTCGGCGAGCGCGCGGTGACGGAGCGCAGCTGGAACTACGCGCGCTCCGGGGCCGATGCCGGGGAGCTGCCCGAGCAGATGGCGCAGGCGGCGGCCAGGAAGCCCGAGTTGGTCACGGTGATGGTCGGCGCCAATGACGCCTGCGCGGACACGGCGGACCGGATGACTCCGGTCGAGGAGTTCCGGGCGTCCTTAGAGGTCTCGATGAAGCGGCTGCGGCGTACGGCGCCCAAGGCGCAGGTGTACGTGTCGAGCGTGCCGGATCTCAAGCGGCTCTGGTCGACAGGGCGTGGCAATCCGCTGGGCAAGCAGATCTGGAAGCTGGGGATCTGCGCCTCGATACTCGGCGACGCGGACGACGAGAGCACCAAGGCGCAGCAGCGGCGGACCCGGGTGCATGAGCGGGTCATGGCGTACAACCAGGTGCTGAAGGACGTCTGCGCCAAGGATCTGCGCTGTCGCTACGACGGCGGAGCGGTCTTCGACTACCGGTTCAGCGGCGAACAGTTGAGCCGCTGGGACTGGTTCCACCCCAGCAAGAACGGGCAGGAGCGGCTCGCGGAGATCGCGTACCGCAATGTCACGGCCGCCGAGCCGCCGCGGTCCTGAACCGGTCCTCCGGTCCCCTCTCCGGTCTTCCGGTCCCCTCTCCGGTCCTCCGGTCTGCCGGTCCTCCACGAGATCGTCCTGACGGCCGGCAGCCTCGGATCCTTGCGGTCGGAGCTCTCGGACTCGACACGCTCGGTGGTGGCGACCATGACGATGGGCGTGTCGACGGCCTGCGGCGGGCAGTGCGTCGGCGTCGCGCCGCGGGCCGAGGTGGGGTGTGGGAGAACACTACGTCGGTGAGTGGCGCGTCCGCCTCCTTGTTGACACGGTGGCGGAGGGAGGCCGCGACCGGCTCACCCTCGGTGAGGACGGCCCGGCCACGCTCGCACGGAGCTCCGTGCGGAGTGCAACGCGATGCACCCCGGCATCGTGCAGACCTTCGCCACGCTGCTCGGCTCGTGCAGACCTTCGCCACGCCACTCGGCAAAAGTGTGACCGAGGGTCATCCGGCCAAGGAGCAGGCGGAGTACGGCGACGACGGACTGCCCGGCGGGCCCACCCCCGAGCCGGCGGCGCCCTCCTGGCCGCCGCCGTCATGGACGGGCCGCAGTAGCAATGGCTGCCGGCCCCGGACGCGGTGGACATGCCCGGGCGTTCCGGGACTCTGGGGGTTGCTGGGGCCGGGGTGGCCGAAGTGACACGCTAGCCAGGGCCACGGCCCGGCCGCGATACTTCCGCCACCCGACGGAAGGATTCCCGTGTCCCGGATACGCGCCCGCCTGGACGTACTTGGCGTCGCCCTCGTCGCCCTCACCCTCGCGGCCTCACCGCTCGCCGCCGCCCAGCCGGCTCCGGCTCCCGCTCCGGCTCCGGTTCCGGCTTCCGCACAGCCGCTCACCGTGGAGGAGGCGCGGCTGGACAAGGCCGTCCCCCAGGAGATCCTGCGGCGCAGCGGATTCGACACCGTGGCACCGCAGTTCACGCGCGCGTTGGCGGGGGCGCGGTCGTACGGGCAGGCCGAGCAGGCTGTCGTACGGCACGGTGCGCGGCTGTGGGACCGGGCCGTGGACCGGGCGCAGGGGCGGGGGCCCGTGCGGGGCGATCTGAGCCGGGACGACGACCGGCCGCTGTACTGGGCGCGGCTCTCGCTGACGAGCGAACTGCGCCGGTGGGAGCCGGAGTTCGGGCTCTCCGGCGATGCGCGGGTGCGGCTGCTGGAGCGCCTCGAGTCCGCCTCGCGCGGCCAGGACTCGATGGACTTCCCGGCAGGGAAGGGCGTCAGGCGCATCGTGATGACGGGCTTCGACCCGTTCACCCTGGACCGCGACATCCGGATCAGCAATCCGTCCGGGGCCACCGCACTGGCACTGGACGGCACGTGGATCCGTACAGCCGACGGGCCCGCCCGGATCGAGACCGCGGTCTTCCCCGTCCGCTGGCAGGACTTCGCGGACGGCACGGTCGAGCGGGCGCTGGGCCGGCAGCTGCCGAAGGCCGATCTGTTCACCACGGTGAGCCAGGGCCGGGTGGGCCGTATCGACATCGAGCGCTTCAACGGCGCCTGGCGCGGCGGTTTCGGGGACAACGAGAACATCTCCCGGACGGAGACCGTGCCGGTCGCCGACCCCGCCACGCAGCCGCAGTGGACGAGGACCACGCTCCCGTACCAGGAGATCGTGGCCGCGGACACCGGACGCTTCCCCGTGTACGACAACACCTCGGTGACCGAGATCCCGGCGGGCCAGACCGCGCCGGTGGTACGTCCGGGAGGACCGACGCCCGGCTCGACGGCGCGCGCAGGGGGCGGCGGGGACTACCTCTCCAACGAGATCGCGTACCGTGCCACGCTGCTGCGCGACCGGCTCGGGCTGACCATCCCGGGCGGCCATGTGCACACGCCGGTGCTGCAGTTCGGGACGGGCAACACGACGGAGATCACGGACCCCGAGTTCGTACGGAACCGGCTGGACATCATCGACCAGGTACGGGAGATCATCCGCGTGACGGCGGAGACGTCGGGCTGACGGGACGGGCGGCCACCTGCGGCGGGCTTGCCGCCACCCACGCGCCTTGAAGGGCGGGGGCAGGCCCCCCACAACCCCTGACCGGCCGCTCCGCGAGCCCCCGCCGGGGCAACCGCACGCTCGGCCGGCGCGGGCTCTCGGCCAAATGAGGACCGGGGGGTTCATTCGGGGCATGGGTGCGGCGATGATGAAGGGCATGATCATCGCAGCAGCGCAATTCACTCCCGCACCGGGTGATGTCCGAGCCAACGCGCGCACCATGGACGGTCTCGTTCGCACGGCGGCCGGGCAGGGCGGTCGGGTCGTCGTTTTTGCCGAGCTGGCTCTGACCGGGTACGAGCTGGGACTGATCGCCAAGGACCCGGGGCTGTGGGTGACCGAGGGCGACCCTCGGCTCGACCCTGTGCGCGAGGCCTGCCGTGACACCTCCACCGCCGCCGTCGTCAACTGTGCGGCGCGTAAGGACGGGGCTCGGCCCACCATCACCTCGCTCGTCTTCGGCCCGGACGGCGAGCTGCTCACCCGCTACGACAAGCAGCATGTGCACAAGACCGAGAACGACGTCTTCACGGCAGGCGCCACCGACGGCCGGTTCACCCTCGACGGCGTCCGGTTCGCCCTGGCGATCTGCTACGACAACCGCTTCCCGGAGCTCGCCGAGCGCGCCCGGACGGACAACTGCCAGGTGTACGTGGCAAGTTCGGCGCTCGATGTGGAGAACGACTCCTTCGAGACCCTCTACCCCGTCCGGGCCAGGGACAACGGTCTGTACGTGATCCTCGGCAACGCCGTGGGACTCAGCGACGCCGGGGACTGCCGGGGCGGCAGCGCCGTCTGGGGCCCGGACGGTGCGGTGCTCGCCGACGCGGGCACCGCGACGCCCGGTCTCGCGATGGCGGAGCTGCCCCTCTAGCTCCCGTAGCTCCCGTAGCTCCCGCCGGCCCTACCAGTCCTTGCTGAGCCTGTCCGGAGCCGGGCCGGGAGTCGCGGCCGGCGCCGCGGCCGGGGGCTGCTGCGGGTCCCGGCTCTCCGGCGGAGCGAGATCCCGCACCATCAGCGTCGCGCCGGCCACCGCGCCCGGCATCAGGAAGACTGCAACGAACGGGACGATGAAGGCGAGGGCGAGCGGCACCCCGAAGCCGAGCGTGAGCATCCGGCGGCCCCGCAGCAGCGCGAGGCGGTCCTTCAGCTCGACGCCACGGCGCTGCAGGGCCACCGCCGTGAGCTCCTCCGCGAGGAAGAAACCGGAGACGCAGAAGCCGAGCACCGGAACCACGGTCTGGCCGATGACCGGGATGAAGCCGAGCGCGAAGAGCAGCACGCCGTACATCACCACCCGTGCCACCACCCGCAGAGAATCACGCGCGGAGATCCACAGCTCCCGCCAGAGCGGCAGCCCGGACTCGGGGACGTCGCCGCCCTCGCTGCGGTCGACCTGCTCGGAGAGCGACTCATAGAAGGGCTGGCCGACCAGCAGGGTCACCGCGGTGAAGGTGATCACCGCGAGGAACAGCCCGAAAACGAAGACGAACGCGGTCAGGAAACCGCGGAAGAAGCCCTGCCAGGGCGATGACCAGTCGTCGGCGAACGGCGTCGCCCAGGCGGCCAGGTCGTCGGCGCCGTAGCCGAGGCCGACCAGCGCGGCCGCGTACAGCACCAGGGTCACCAGCCCGGGCAGCAGCCCGAAACCGAACCACCGGCCGTGCGCGCCGACCCAGCGCTGGCCCTTCATCAAGTAGCCGAAGCCCACCCCAAGATCACGCATACGCACAGTTTATCGGGGTGCGCCGACGTCTCCGGCTCTCCATCCGCCCCACAAGCTCCCAGGCCCCCCTTGTTGTTCGGCTGTTGAACCGATAGACCCTGCGTAACGATCTCTATTCGTTGCGCTGGTTCCTTCCGATACTCCGGAGGTTATGTACGCATGGGCCTGTCCCGTCCGGTTCTGATCGCCACCGCCGCCCTGGTCGGGGCGGCGCTTCTCGCGCCCGCGCCCGCGAGCGCCGCTCCCGGTAGAGACGAACCGCAGCCGCATCCCGTACGGGAAGGAGGCGGGCGCGACGCCGGGGCTGCCAAGGCCCCCCTTGCGGCCGCCGCCAACGCCCTCGGCGCCACCCTGGCGCCCGGACTTTCCACGAACGGCGGCTATCCGCGCCGGACCGTCCTCGACACCCCGCCCGAGAACCTTGGCGATAAGTCGATAAAACTGGGTCTCGCGCCGTACCACTCGCTCGCGCCGCGGCTGAACGCGCTGCAGAAGCTCGGTGACCGGGTCAGCGTCGAGGTCGCCGGGCACTCCGCCGGCGGGCACGAGTTGTATCTCGTCACCGTCACCGCGCCCGAGAGCTCCCGCGAGGCGCGCGAGCAGGAGCGGATGCGGGAGCTGATCGAGAACTCCCCCTCCGCCGCCGCCAAGGACAAGCGCATCAAGTCCGCATACAAGACGCCCGTCTTCATCAACAACAACATCCACGGCAATGAGTGGGAGGGCACGGACGCCGCCCTGAAGCTCATCGAGGAGCTGGCGAAGGCCAAGGACGGCAGAAGCAGGGAGCTGCTGTCCAAGAACCGGATCTATCTCAATGTCACGGCCAACCCGGACGGCCGGATCGCCGGGACCCGTGCCAACGCCAATGGCTTCGACTTGAACCGGGACTTCATCACCGCCTCCCAGCCCGAGGCGCGCGCCATCCGGCAGATCGCCATCGACAAACAGCCCGCCGTCATGCTCGACCTGCACGGATACGTCAACGGCACGCTGATCGAGCCGACGACACCGCCGCACGGCGAGAACTACGAGTACGACCTCTTCCTCAAGAACGCGTACGCCAACGCGCTCGGCATGGAGAAGGCGGTCAACGGTCTCGGCTACACCCCGGGCAAGGACGGCGTGCGGCCCGCCGTCATCCCCTTCCGGGACGAGAAGGAAGGGTGGGACGACTGGCCGCCGATCTTCACCCCGCAGTACATGCCCTTCCAGGGCGCGGTCGCCTCGCACACCATCGAGTTCCCGATGACGGTCAACAACGAGGAGTACGACTCCCTGCCGGTCGCCGAGCTGCGCCGCCGGTCCGCGATCAACACCGACATCGCGCGCGCGGCGATGCGCGCGACGCTCACGTACACCCATGCGCACCGCACCTCGGTGATCGCCGACCAGATCGAGACGTTCCGGCGGGGCGCGGCGGGCGAGGCGCAGCGGCCGGTGTCGGAGAAGACCGTGCCGGGGGTGCCGGGCATCGGGCCCGAGGACGTGTACACCACGACCTTCCCGCGGGCGTACGTCATTCCGGCGGGAGGCAGGCAGCGGTCGGCGACCGCGGCGGCCCGCCTGGTGGACCATCTGGTCGCCAACGACGTGCGGGTGAAGCGGGCGATCCTGCCCTTCCGGCTGGCCGGCCGCAGCTACCCGGCAGGGTCGTACGTCGTGGACATGCGCCAGCCCAAGCGCGGTATCGCCAACGTGATCCTGGCCGAGGGACGGGACATCAGCGCGGACGTCTCCACGATGTACGACATCTCGGGCTGGAGCCTGGGGCTGCTGTGGGGCGCAACCGTCAACAAGATCGACAAGGGCGCCAAGGGCGATCTGCGCGTGCCGGCGCGTACGGTCCACGCCGCCTCGCCCACCGGGTACGTCGCCCCGTTCGGCGACATGCAGCTGCGGCTGAAGGATCCCAAGGAGATCGCCGCTCTCAACTCCCTGCTCTCGCAGGGCGTGAAGGTACGGCGCGCGGGGGACGGTTCGGCGATCGTGCCGGCGTCGGCCCGCGGTGTGGCGTCCGTGCTCGCCGACCGCCTGGGGGTCGCCTTCCCGGCCACGAAGGAGCGGGGCACCGGCGCCCTGCACCGGACCAGGGTCGCCGCGGCCGTGACGCCCGGTGAGCTGTTCGCGCTGCGCGAGATGGGCTTCGAGGTCAAGCCGGTCTCCACGGCCGCTCTGAACGCGGGCTACGACTGGTCGAAGACCGAGGCGCTGTACGTGTCGAGCGGGCTGGAGTACGACAAGCTGAACCCGGCCGCCCGCGGTGCGCTGCATGCCTTCCTCGCGGGCGGCGGCGGAGTGGTCGCCCTCGGTTCGCAGGGTGCGGCCTTCAACGCCGGGGCGGGGCTGCTCGCGGTCAAGCCGGTGGCGGGGAACGGGGACGCGAACGGCGTGGTCCGGGTGGCCAACGCGGCCGGCAGCCCGGTGACCGACGGCGCGCCTGCGCACACCTTTGTGTACTCCCCGCTCTGGTTCACCGGCCTCGGCAAGGGGGTGCGTGTGGAGCAGTCGTACGGCTCCGGGAACCCGCTCGTCGCGGGCCACTGGCGCTCGTCGGAAGACGGCACGGGCGGACCGAAGGACGCGGCCGGGAAGGCGTCGGTCGTCAGCGGTACGGCGAAGGCGGGCGCACCGGTCGTCCTGTTCGGCACCGAGCCGCTGTTCCGCGACCACCCCAAGGGTGTGTTCGCGCAGATCGGCCGGGCGCTGCTGCTGTAGCCGCAGCTGCTGATGCAGGGGCCCGGCTGCTGCTGCAGTGGCCGGCCGCTGCTGCGGTATCCGGCTGCTGATGCGGTGGCACGGTGAAAGACCGAGGGCCGCACCCCTGGTGGGGGGTGCGGCCCTCGGCCTTCAGAACGGGTTCAGCCGGTTCGGCGCGGTCGTCGTCAGGCGACGGCGAGCTCGACCTTGATGTTGCCGCGGGTGGCGTTGGAGTACGGGCACACCTGGTGCGCCTTCTCCAGCAGATCCTTGGCGGTGGCCTCGTCGACGTTCGGGATGGAGGCGGTGATCGCGACCTCCAGGCCGAAGCCGCCGGCCTCGGTCTTGCCGATGCCGACCGAGGCGGTCACGGTCGAGCCGGAGATGTCGGCCTTCTCCCGGCGGGCGACAACGCCCAGCGCGCCCTGGAAGCACGCGCTGTAGCCGGCGGCGAACAGCTGCTCCGGGTTGGTGCCGGCGCCGCTGCCGCCCATCTCCTTGGGCGGGTTGACGACCACGTCGAGGTTGCCGTCGTGGGAGGCGACACGGCCGTCACGGCCGTTCTCCGCGGTGGCAACGGCGGTGTAGAGGACGTCTATGTTCTGGATGGACATACTGAGGCTTCCTCCTGAAGTGTCGCCGCGACTCGCGCCCACGATCGCGGCGTTCTGGCGACGAGCCTAACGGGTGAGCGAAACGATCATCTTGCCGGTGTTCTCGCCGCGGAGGAGGCCGAGGAACGCGTCGAAGCCGTTCTCGATGCCGTCGACGACGGTCTCGTTGTACTTGAGTTCGCCGGAGGCGATCCAGCCGGCGACATCCTGGACGAACTGCGGCTGGAGCGCGGCGTGGTCGCCGACGAGGACGCCCTGCAGGCGCAGCCGCTTACCGATGATCATGGCCATGTTGCGCGGGCCCGGGCTCGGCTCGGTGTCGTTGTACCCGGCGATCATGCCGCAGATGGTCGCGCGGCCGTGCACGTTGAGCGAGGAGATCGCGGCCTCGAGGTGGTCACCGCCGACGTTGTCGAAGTACACGTCGATGCCGTCGGGGGCGGCCTCTGTCAACTGCTCACGGACCGGGCCGTTCTTGTAGTTGAAGGCGGCGTCGAAGCCGTACTCCTCGACGAGGAGCTTGACCTTCTCGTCGGAGCCGGCCGAGCCGATGACGCGCGAGGCGCCCTTGATCCTGGCCATCTGGCCGACCTGGCTGCCCACCGCGCCGGCCGCGCCGGAGACGAAGACCGCGTCGCCCTCCTTGAAGGAGGCGACCTCGAAGAGTCCGGCGTAGGCGGTGAGACCGGTCATGCCCAGCACACCGAGGTAGGCGGACAGCGGGGCGAGCGAGGCGTCGACCTTGGTGGCCTGCTTGGCGGGCACGTCGGCGTACTCGCGCCAGCCGAGACCGTGCAGGACGTGGTCGCCGACGGCGAAGCCCTCGGCGTTGGAGGCGATGACCTCACCGACCGCGCCGCCGTCCATCGGGTGGTCGAGTTTGAAGGGCGGGATGTACGACTTCACGTCGTTCATCCGGCCGCGCATGTACGGGTCGACCGAGAAGTGCAGGTTGCGGACAAGGATGCGCCCCTCGGCCGGCTCGGTCACCGGCACCTCACGCAGAGCGAAGTCCTCCGCCTTGGGCCAGCCGTGCGGGCGGGCGACAAGGTGCCATTCACGGCTGGATGCGGGAAGTACGGACATGCTCACTGCCTCCTAGAAAAGCTTCACTATCTGAAACAACCATGCTCCTGGATATTTCATGTTGTCAAGTAACTGGGTATCCTGGTGCCCATGGCCACCTCACCCGCAGATCCTCTGACCCTCGAAGTCGTCGAGCTCATCGGCACTGTCGTGGCCCGCTACTACGCGGAGTACGAGCAGGCCGCGGCCACGCACGCGCTCACCGGAGCGCAAGCTCGGGTACTGGGACTGCTGTCCCTGGAGCCGATGCCCATGCGTCATATAGCGCAGAAGCTGAAGTGCGAGCCGTCCAACATCACGGGCATCGTGGACCGGCTCGAGGCGCGCGGCCTGGTGGAGCGGCGCCCCGACCCGAATGACCGCCGGATCAAGCTCGCCGTCCCCACCGAGGAAGGGCTCGGCACGGCGCGCCGACTGCGGGACTCGCTGGACTTCGCGCGTGAGCCGCTGGCGGAGCTCTCCGCTCAGGAGCGGACGGTGCTGCGCGACCTGCTCAAGCGGATGCTGGGCGTGGAGGCGCCTGGCGCCCCGTAGGCATCGCCCCGCGCACCCGTCCGTTCGAAGGCACCACCCTCGAAGGCATCAGCCTTCGGATGCATCACCCTTCGGATGCACCAGCATCAGATGCACCACCAGAGGAACGGCTCGCAGGTCTCCGTCGGGGTCGGATCCGGCGCAGGCTCCGCGGGAGGCTGCGTGGGCTCGTCGCCCGCGCCGCCATCGGGCGGCGCGTCCGAGGGCGGCGGGGGCGCGCTGCGGGAGGGATCACCGGCGGAGGACGAGGGGGACGGGGAGGCTTCGGCGGGCCCCGTCGCGGACGGTTTCCCGTCGCCACTGCTGCCGCTGCCCGCGCCGCTTCCGCCCGTACCGTCGCCGTCTCCCGTGCCGACTCCCGTGCCCGTGCCCGTGGGGCGTACGGAACTGGACGTCGAGACGGCCGGTTCCGTCACCGGATCCGGACCCTGCGGTGTCTCGGTGGGCCCCGTGGGCTCCAGGGCTTCTTCCGTCTCGACGGGCGTCTCATCCTTCACGGAGGTGGCGGCGCCGTCGTCGCCCGGGTTCTCGAGGGCCAGTTCGGCCAGGCTCAGCGCGCCCGCCGCGAGCACCAGGCCGAAGGTGCCGAGCATCACCTTGCGGCCGCGCGGCTTGCGGGCCCGGCGCGTGCCCGCGGGTTTGCGGCGCGGCGGGGCCGGCCGACGGGCACGGCGATGGCCCGCGGGTTCGGACACCTCGTCCAGTTCGAGGACGTTGTCCGCCGCGGGCGCGCTCGTGTAGTGACGCCGGAGCTCCTCAACGGGCGTACCGCACCCGGCACAGGCCAGAGCGCCGTTGAGGTGCCGTTGGCACGGCAGGCAGTAATCCATGGCGCCCGCAGATCATGCGGCGCGGGGGCACCGGAGGACGATGGCGCTGTGAGGATCCTGTGTGGAATCTTCACTTCCGCGGCGCGGCGACTTCCTGAGGTTGACGCCCGGTGAAGGGGCAGGATGTCGGGCATGACCACTGCCGCACCCTTCGGGCCGCTCGGTTTCCAGCTGGTACTGCTGCACCGGATGGCCGACCATCAGCCGGGCCTGGTCGAGGACGCCCGCATCGCTCTGGGCGCCTCGCCCGCCGACATGCGCGAGGCCAACCGCCGGTGGCAGGCGATGGTCCGCGCGCCGCGGGGCCGCGGCGCTCTCGCCCGCTACCGCTCGGTGCTCGGCGAGCCCGAGCAGGTAGTACGGCGGCGGATCGGCGATCTCGAGTGCGACGCGCTGCTGTGGCGCCTGCCGCTCTGGCCCGATCTGCGCTTCGAGGTGCTGGCGACGGACGGCGGGCAGGTCTGGAACGAGTGGCTGGTACGCGCCCCGGGTGCGGCGGGCCCCGAGTTGCGTACGGCCGAGGATCTGACGCCCTGGTCGTGCACGGTGGACGAAGTGGCCGAAGCGTTCGCCCCGGCGAGACCCATGGAGGGCTCGGCGCCGACGAGATGGGGCCTGGGCTTCACTCTGCCCGGCGGTGAGAAGTGTGTCGCGGAGTTCACGTGGGGGCTGCTGCAGCGGGTGATGGTGGGCCGCCCCTGGGCGGCACTGGGGTAACCCGCGTCATCCGCGTCACACGACCGGCCTACAAGATCTGGCGGATCGTCAGCTCCGTACCCCCGACCGGCCCACCCAGCGCGCGCACCGCCCGCGGCGATCGCACGATGCGAAGCAAGTACCGCACTCGGGAGGATCTGCTGTGACCGTCAGCCTGGACCAGTTGCGCCGTTGCCATGTCGCCGTCGACCTGGGAGCCGCCAGGACTCGGGTCTT
This region includes:
- a CDS encoding NADP-dependent oxidoreductase, encoding MSVLPASSREWHLVARPHGWPKAEDFALREVPVTEPAEGRILVRNLHFSVDPYMRGRMNDVKSYIPPFKLDHPMDGGAVGEVIASNAEGFAVGDHVLHGLGWREYADVPAKQATKVDASLAPLSAYLGVLGMTGLTAYAGLFEVASFKEGDAVFVSGAAGAVGSQVGQMARIKGASRVIGSAGSDEKVKLLVEEYGFDAAFNYKNGPVREQLTEAAPDGIDVYFDNVGGDHLEAAISSLNVHGRATICGMIAGYNDTEPSPGPRNMAMIIGKRLRLQGVLVGDHAALQPQFVQDVAGWIASGELKYNETVVDGIENGFDAFLGLLRGENTGKMIVSLTR
- a CDS encoding MarR family winged helix-turn-helix transcriptional regulator, which translates into the protein MATSPADPLTLEVVELIGTVVARYYAEYEQAAATHALTGAQARVLGLLSLEPMPMRHIAQKLKCEPSNITGIVDRLEARGLVERRPDPNDRRIKLAVPTEEGLGTARRLRDSLDFAREPLAELSAQERTVLRDLLKRMLGVEAPGAP
- a CDS encoding EI24 domain-containing protein, whose amino-acid sequence is MRDLGVGFGYLMKGQRWVGAHGRWFGFGLLPGLVTLVLYAAALVGLGYGADDLAAWATPFADDWSSPWQGFFRGFLTAFVFVFGLFLAVITFTAVTLLVGQPFYESLSEQVDRSEGGDVPESGLPLWRELWISARDSLRVVARVVMYGVLLFALGFIPVIGQTVVPVLGFCVSGFFLAEELTAVALQRRGVELKDRLALLRGRRMLTLGFGVPLALAFIVPFVAVFLMPGAVAGATLMVRDLAPPESRDPQQPPAAAPAATPGPAPDRLSKDW
- a CDS encoding M14 family zinc carboxypeptidase produces the protein MGLSRPVLIATAALVGAALLAPAPASAAPGRDEPQPHPVREGGGRDAGAAKAPLAAAANALGATLAPGLSTNGGYPRRTVLDTPPENLGDKSIKLGLAPYHSLAPRLNALQKLGDRVSVEVAGHSAGGHELYLVTVTAPESSREAREQERMRELIENSPSAAAKDKRIKSAYKTPVFINNNIHGNEWEGTDAALKLIEELAKAKDGRSRELLSKNRIYLNVTANPDGRIAGTRANANGFDLNRDFITASQPEARAIRQIAIDKQPAVMLDLHGYVNGTLIEPTTPPHGENYEYDLFLKNAYANALGMEKAVNGLGYTPGKDGVRPAVIPFRDEKEGWDDWPPIFTPQYMPFQGAVASHTIEFPMTVNNEEYDSLPVAELRRRSAINTDIARAAMRATLTYTHAHRTSVIADQIETFRRGAAGEAQRPVSEKTVPGVPGIGPEDVYTTTFPRAYVIPAGGRQRSATAAARLVDHLVANDVRVKRAILPFRLAGRSYPAGSYVVDMRQPKRGIANVILAEGRDISADVSTMYDISGWSLGLLWGATVNKIDKGAKGDLRVPARTVHAASPTGYVAPFGDMQLRLKDPKEIAALNSLLSQGVKVRRAGDGSAIVPASARGVASVLADRLGVAFPATKERGTGALHRTRVAAAVTPGELFALREMGFEVKPVSTAALNAGYDWSKTEALYVSSGLEYDKLNPAARGALHAFLAGGGGVVALGSQGAAFNAGAGLLAVKPVAGNGDANGVVRVANAAGSPVTDGAPAHTFVYSPLWFTGLGKGVRVEQSYGSGNPLVAGHWRSSEDGTGGPKDAAGKASVVSGTAKAGAPVVLFGTEPLFRDHPKGVFAQIGRALLL
- a CDS encoding DUF3145 domain-containing protein, whose amino-acid sequence is MTTRGVLYVHSAPRALCPHVEWAVAGVLGVRVQLDWIRQPASPGTWRAEFSWKGEVGTASKLASALRGWQMLRFEVTAEPCPTAEGERYSATPELGIFHAVTGMHGDILIPEDRLRAALARSSQGETDLEAEISKLLGKPWDDELEPFRYAGEGAPVRWLHQVV
- a CDS encoding organic hydroperoxide resistance protein, with the translated sequence MSIQNIDVLYTAVATAENGRDGRVASHDGNLDVVVNPPKEMGGSGAGTNPEQLFAAGYSACFQGALGVVARREKADISGSTVTASVGIGKTEAGGFGLEVAITASIPNVDEATAKDLLEKAHQVCPYSNATRGNIKVELAVA
- a CDS encoding pyroglutamyl peptidase — translated: MSRIRARLDVLGVALVALTLAASPLAAAQPAPAPAPAPVPASAQPLTVEEARLDKAVPQEILRRSGFDTVAPQFTRALAGARSYGQAEQAVVRHGARLWDRAVDRAQGRGPVRGDLSRDDDRPLYWARLSLTSELRRWEPEFGLSGDARVRLLERLESASRGQDSMDFPAGKGVRRIVMTGFDPFTLDRDIRISNPSGATALALDGTWIRTADGPARIETAVFPVRWQDFADGTVERALGRQLPKADLFTTVSQGRVGRIDIERFNGAWRGGFGDNENISRTETVPVADPATQPQWTRTTLPYQEIVAADTGRFPVYDNTSVTEIPAGQTAPVVRPGGPTPGSTARAGGGGDYLSNEIAYRATLLRDRLGLTIPGGHVHTPVLQFGTGNTTEITDPEFVRNRLDIIDQVREIIRVTAETSG
- a CDS encoding carbon-nitrogen hydrolase family protein; this encodes MIIAAAQFTPAPGDVRANARTMDGLVRTAAGQGGRVVVFAELALTGYELGLIAKDPGLWVTEGDPRLDPVREACRDTSTAAVVNCAARKDGARPTITSLVFGPDGELLTRYDKQHVHKTENDVFTAGATDGRFTLDGVRFALAICYDNRFPELAERARTDNCQVYVASSALDVENDSFETLYPVRARDNGLYVILGNAVGLSDAGDCRGGSAVWGPDGAVLADAGTATPGLAMAELPL
- a CDS encoding SGNH/GDSL hydrolase family protein: MRETSCTRRSRRGAAALTAAVLLTSGVLAGCDSPSDSRGNGSPATRRPAPAPVWDRSPDSIAAVGDSITRGFDACVVLSDCPEVSWATGTDTGVRSLALRLLGERAVTERSWNYARSGADAGELPEQMAQAAARKPELVTVMVGANDACADTADRMTPVEEFRASLEVSMKRLRRTAPKAQVYVSSVPDLKRLWSTGRGNPLGKQIWKLGICASILGDADDESTKAQQRRTRVHERVMAYNQVLKDVCAKDLRCRYDGGAVFDYRFSGEQLSRWDWFHPSKNGQERLAEIAYRNVTAAEPPRS